One segment of Ziziphus jujuba cultivar Dongzao chromosome 12, ASM3175591v1 DNA contains the following:
- the LOC112493224 gene encoding LEAF RUST 10 DISEASE-RESISTANCE LOCUS RECEPTOR-LIKE PROTEIN KINASE-like 2.1: protein MNQNLFFFFFLFSPWILNLSMFTFFLLFSDINGAVNPSYQACSSIPRTCGDNQTISFPFYIQSQQESFCGYPGFELSCNGNGHPILNLSNDNYIIHQFSYQNQFLLVSNAAFSNPPESCIPPLQNLTLASEMLELPKQNQVFLLYNCRPPRVPKYEVGCSSKNQSNWVLGLSGNDSERVGNLSRSCGDGMKLVVAPVKEEYVNGNESGTGIREGVSRGLELKWKVNYDCKRCEKSGGICGFNSSISLYQCYCKDRPHRVRCHYDNGKGKSAVTAIVASTVAGIAALVVIVICCIRKIKFYNKPIFFWKKQNQTDRNVEAFLRTYGPVQVRRYSYLDVKKMTNSFKETLGHGGYGGVYKGYLKDGSPVAVKLLMESKGNGEEFVNEVSSISRTSHVNIVSLLGYCYESRKRALIYEFMPNGSLEKYIFNNNHPLEWETLFRISLGIARGLEYLHRGCNTPILHFDIKPHNILLDEDFSPKIADFGLARVCTRKESMISISNARGTAGYIAPEVFCKNFGGVSHKSDVYSYGMMVLDMVGGRENVNVGVEHQTSELYFPRWIYKRLELEEELGLQRIMNEVERIQVKKMIIVSLWCIQTDPSHRPAMREVIEMLEGSLDSLQMPPKPFSSSSSASPSNSSTFFA from the exons atgaatcaaaacctcttcttcttcttcttcttattctccCCATGGATATTGAACCTCTCCATGTTCACTTTTTTCCTCTTATTTTCAGACATTAATGGAGCTGTAAATCCATCTTACCAAGCATGCAGCAGCATTCCCAGAACTTGTGGTGACAACCAAACCATAAGCTTCCCTTTTTATATTCAATCCCAGCAAGAAAGCTTCTGTGGGTACCCTGGTTTCGAGCTCTCTTGCAATGGAAATGGCCACCCAATTCTCAACCTCTCCAATGACAATTACATCATTCACCAGTTCTCATACCAAAACCAGTTCCTTCTCGTCTCAAACGCCGCGTTTTCAAACCCACCAGAATCATGTATTCCTCCTCTCCAAAACTTAACGCTTGCCAGTGAAATGCTCGAGCTTCCAAAACAAAACCAAGTCTTTTTGCTCTACAATTGCCGCCCACCTAGAGTTCCAAAGTACGAAGTCGGTTGCTCTTCTAAAAACCAAAGCAATTGGGTTCTCGGTTTGTCTGGGAATGACAGTGAGCGAGTGGGAAACTTGTCTAGAAGCTGTGGAGATGGGATGAAGTTGGTGGTGGCGCCAGTGAAGGAGGAATATGTTAATGGAAATGAGAGCGGTACTGGCATAAGAGAAGGAGTGAGCAGAGGGTTGGAGCTGAAATGGAAAGTGAATTACGATTGTAAACGTTGCGAGAAAAGTGGGGGAATATGTGGATTCAATTCCTCCATTTCCCTTTACCAATGCTACTGCAAAGATAGGCCTCACCGTGTGCGTTGTCATTATGACAATg GGAAAGGAAAGTCAGCTGTGACAGCAATAGTAG cCTCAACAGTCGCAGGAATAGCGGCTCTAGTTGTAATTGTAATTTGCTGCAtaaggaaaatcaaattttataataaacccaTATTCTTTTGGAAGAAACAGAACCAAACGGATCGAAATGTTGAGGCTTTTCTAAGGACTTATGGACCTGTTCAAGTAAGAAGATACAGTTATTTGGATGTGAAGAAAATGACCAACTCCTTCAAAGAAACATTAGGCCATGGTGGCTATGGTGGCGTATACAAAGGATACTTAAAAGATGGCAGTCCTGTTGCAGTGAAGCTATTGATGGAATCAAAAGGAAATGGAGAAGAATTTGTCAACGAGGTGTCAAGCATTAGCAGAACTTCTCATGTTAACATTGTCAGTTTGTTAGGTTACTGTTACGAAAGTCGAAAGAGGGCTCTCATCTATGAGTTTATGCCTAATGGATctcttgaaaaatatatattcaacaatAATCATCCGTTGGAATGGGAAACACTCTTTCGAATTTCACTTGGCATTGCTCGAGGACTAGAATACTTACATCGTGGTTGTAACACACCAATTCTGCATTTTGACATAAAGCCGCATAATATTCTTCTTGATGAAGACTTCTCACCAAAAATTGCTGATTTTGGTCTTGCTAGAGTATGTACAAGAAAAGAGAGTATGATATCAATTTCGAATGCAAGAGGGACTGCTGGATATATTGCTCCTGaagtattttgtaaaaattttggAGGGGTCTCACACAAATCCGATGTGTATAGTTATGGAATGATGGTTTTGGATATGGTTGGCGGAAGAGAGAATGTTAATGTTGGAGTTGAACATCAAACTAGTGAACTATACTTTCCACGCTGGATTTACAAGCGGCTTGAGTTAGAAGAAGAACTTGGATTACAGAGAATTATGAATGAAGTGGAAAGAATTCAAGTCAAGAAGATGATAATAGTGAGTTTATGGTGTATACAGACTGACCCTTCACATCGACCAGCAATGAGAGAAGTCATAGAAATGTTGGAAGGGAGTCTTGATTCCTTGCAAATGCCACCCAAGCCATTCTCGTCTTCTTCTTCAGCATCACCATCTAACTCTTCTACTTTCTTtgcataa